From Candidatus Mycalebacterium zealandia:
ACAGCAGAATTGCGGTTAAAATTGTGGATGGCAGAGAAATTGAGGGTTTGAAAGTGGTTGAGATTGTGGGAGCGAAGTAAAATAATGAAGAAACTATCAAAATCCAAATCCATAGAGATTTTGCAGAAGGCACTGAGTGCCATACCCGCACTACGTGAAAAAACAGTAGAAAATTACGAATCATCAGAATTTAAAAAATGGGAATTTGACACAGCAACTGCCATATCAAAAATATTTGAGAATCAAAATGAACATATAAGGACTTTTAGGAACTATATGTTCCCACGAGTTAGTTACATGGAACAAGACCGTTATGAAAATCAACGCAAATACGAAAAAAGTTATTCAGACTCATTAGACCGAGCAGAAAGTCATATTCAATCAATGATTGATGAAATTAAGAATTACTGGGAAGATGATGAAAAAGAGACAATTCCTCGTATTGAACCAGAAAAGCCAAAAAACACAAATGAGGTATTTATAGTTCACGGCAGAAACAATGAAATCAAACAGGAAGTAGCACGATTTCTAACAACACTGAAATTGAATCCCGTAATACTGCACGAACAGCCAAATCAAGGTCAAACAATCATAGAGAAGTTTGAAAATCATGCAGAACAGACCGGGTTTGCTGTAGTATTACTTACCGGTGATGATGTGGGAGCACTAAAAGAAGAAGAAAACGAACCCCAACCTCGTGCAAGGCAAAATGCGATTTTAGAACTCGGATTTTTCATGGGAAAACTCGGCAGGAATAGAGTTTGTGCGTTGGTTGAGAAAGGTGTAAAAATACCGTCCGATTATAGTGGGGTTGTCTACATAACACTAGACAAAGAAGGAGTGTGGAAATTGAACCTTATCAAGGAATTGAAAACTGCCGGTCTCAATGTTGACGCGAACCTCGCCGTGAGTGCTTCAAACTAAGTGTGAAACACCCCAAAAAAACCCCTTCAACTCCTCAACAGTCCCTTCCGAGTCTTCTTCGGGAATAAAATGCCCGCACGGCATCGCACGTCCTGTAACGGCGGCGGTTGTGTAGGGTTGCCACACCTTTAACGGCTCAAACATACGCCCCACAACTCCGCGTTCGCCCCACAGAATATGCAGAGGAATATCAATCGGTTCGTCCCTGTCGGCTCTGTCATGCTCCAAATCAATTGTGGCGGATGCTCTGTAATCTTCGCATGAGGCGCGTATGCGTTCCGGGTCGCCGAAAAATTTCAGATATTCATCTTTTGCCGCGCCGAAATCATGTCCGCCGGACCAGTTTTGAAGACACATATCCATCCACGCTTCCGGGTCGGATGCTATCATCCGTTCGGGAATATCGGGACTTTGAGTCAAAAAGAACCAGTGAAAATAAGCGAGCGCGAAATCCATATCCGCCGCCTCATACATATCAAGGGTCGGGCATATATCAAGAACCGCAAGCGCGGAAACTCTGTCGCGGTGGTCTCTGGCGAGACGGTGGGCAACCCTTCCGCCCCTGTCGTGCCCCGCGATGAAGAATTTCTCGAAACCCAGTTCGTCCATCAGCCGAACCACGTCGCCCGCCATTGCGCGTTTGGAGTATGAAGAGTGGTCGGGCTCGGAAGGCGGAGCCATACTCGCGCCGTATCCTCTGAGGTCCGGAACAACAACGGTGAAATCACGCGTCAGTTCGGGTGCGATTTTATGCCACATCAAACCTGTTTGGGGATAGCCGTGCAGAAGCAGCAGAGGCGGTCCGCTTCCAGCAGTCCGGCAGAAGATTTGGCCTTCGGGAACCTTTGAGCGGTGTTTGCGAAAATCGTTGAAGTTCAAAAGATAAAAAGCCGGACGGTGTTTGCCTCAGCCCTCAAGTTCAACGTTCCAATACGACGCATCAACGAAGCTTACAAACGGCTCCCATTCCTTGTAGCGCACGGCGCGCGCGTAAATGTCGGTGAAAGGTCCCCACTGGGGTTCAACGGGCAGAGTCAGAAGTTTCATCCTCGCCTGCTCCGGCGTTCTCCCACCTTTTTTGCGGTTGCACGTGCCGCATGAGCACACAACATTGTCCCACCTGCTTGTGCCGCCGAGCGAACGCGGAACTACGTGGTCTATCGTCAAATCCTTTTTCGGAAACTCACGCCCGCAGTATTGGCATTTCCCATCGTCCCTGCGGAATATGTTCAGGCGGTTGAATTTGGGACGCTTTCTGTGAAATCCGCCGTAGCGGAGAAGAAGTATGACTCTGGGCGCTTTGATGATTTTTGTAACGGTTCTGATGTATTCACCGTCCAAACCGCCGTCCGCCGCGGTGGACACCTGCGCCCAACTCTCAAAATCAAAAGTCTCATAGGTCTGCGAAACGGCTTTTGCCTCGCCGCAGTAGAGCATTATGAACGCCCGTCTCAAACTGGTAACGGACACGGGCAGATAGTTTTTGTTCAACACAAGAACCGGTGAACTCAACATGGAAAGAAAGTTTACATTCAGGCACGGGCTGTTGCAAAACTTCCGGGGCGCGAAAACCTGTGCCAAAGGGTTAGTTGAAACCGGCGGAGAAGAATATAAATTGATGGCAAATGACGCTTTTCCAAATCTTCTATCTCAATATCGCGCTGTGTGTCTGTTTTTGCGCGTCCCTGTTTCTGCTCGCAAAAAGCAACTCGGCGGCGGAAAAAGCCGCCGGTGAAAATATTTCAGCGGAAAACGACTGATGTATCCCGAACTGCTCACTGTCGGCAACGTGTCTGTGGGGTCATTCGGCGTTATGGTCGCGCTCGCGTTTCTCACCGCTTATCTGCTTACCGAACGCGAATTAAAGCGGAAAAACATCAACCCGAATATCGCGCAAGACCTGCTTTTGTGGATTGTCGTGTGTTCACTCCTTGGGGCTAAACTGTTTTTCATGGCGCAAAACCCTGACGCGCCCATTTTTTCGGGACACGGATTTACTTTCTACGGCGGTTTTTTCGGCGGTCTCGCGGCGGGAATAGCGGTCGCGCGCGTAAAAGGAATCGGCATTTGGAAGATGCTTGACGCCGCCGCTCCGGGTCTCGCGCTTGCTTACGCAATCGGGCGAATCGGCTGCCTGCTGGTTGGAGATGACTATGGAACCGCGTCTTCATTGCCGTGGGCAATGGCTTTCCCGAACGGTCTGCCGCCGGTTGATTTCACGGTTCACCCCACTCAAATCTATGAAACGGCGGCAATGACGGCGGTGTTCGCCGCGCTTTGGAAACTGCGGCTGAAAATCACCGTAAACGGCTCGCTGTTCGCGCTCTATCTCATGCTCGCGGGACTTGAGCGGTTCGCGGTTGAATTTGTGCGGACAACCACTCCGAGCCCAGTGCCGGGGCTGTCGGTCGCGCAAGTTATCGCGCTCGGACTTATCTCTTTCGGCGCGGTAAAACTGATTAAAGCCCGGAAATAATCGCGCGCAAACTTTCTTCAAACTCTCTGTTTTCCTCCGGAAGACCGATTGTAACCCTGAGGCAGTCCGCCATATCGGTGTCCGGAAAATTGCGCGTAAGAATATCTTTTTCAATCAGCGCGCGGTGAACTTCGCCCGCGGTTTTTGCGCCGTTAAATTGAATGAGGAAAAAATTGGCGGCGCTCGGAAACACTTTTATTGCGTCAATGGAACCGAGAGTTTGAAACATCTTTTCGCGCTCGGACTTGATGATGTTGATGTTTTCTTCAAAAACGCCCGGGTTTTCAAAAAAGACGCGCGCGGCGGCTTGCGTGAAGGAATTGATGTTGTAGGGAAGGCGAACTTTCTCCGCTTGCGCGGCGAGTTCGGGATTCATAAAGAGCGCGCCCAGACGGAGCGCGGCGAAACCGATTTTTGAAAAAGTCCGCATAACGGCGAGATTTTCATACTTTTTCATAAGCGCAACATGTGTTTTGCCGCAAAAACTGAAATACGCTTCGTCCACAACCACAATTCCCGGCGCGCCCGCGATAACGGCTTCAACCTTGCCGGGCGACAGCAGATTGCCCGTGGGACTGTTGGGCGAGGCGAGAAAAACAATGTCGGGATTATGAGCGTTCATCGCGGCAAGCATCGCTTCGGGATTGATGTCAAAATCCGGCGTGAGGTTTTCCTTCACAACCTTTTTGCCGAGCACTTGCGCCGTGAGCGCGTACATTGAAAAAGTGGGCGCGGGAACAAGCACGGTTTCCGATTCACCGCAAAAAGCCGCTATGAGGATTTGTATCAATTCGTCCGAGCCGTTGCCGAACACTATGCCGCTTGAGTCCGTTCCCGTCCGTTCGGACACGGCTTTTTTTAGCCACTCGCAGTTGGGGTCGGGATAGCGGTTTAAGGGAAGATTTTCCGCGACTCGCGCGATTTCCGAGCGCAATTCGCCGGAAAGAGAAAACGGGCTTTCGTTGCCGTCAAGTTTGATTCTGCGCCGCGGACGGGAGGAATCATAAGCGGATAAAGCGCGAACCGAAGGGGAAACCCTGTGCAGAAGCTTTTCAATACCCGCCATCGGAATTCCTCTTACTTTTTGGTCCTCTTGCGGGTTGTCGCGGTTCGCGTAGTTACGGAGAGGGCGTGAGCGGTAAGCCCTTCGGCGCGCGCAAGATTGACGACCGCGCCGGAAAGTTTTTCAAACCCGCGCGCGGACATTTCGGCAACACTCGGAGTCTTAACAAAATCCGCCGCGGAAAGCGGGGACGAAAACCTCGCGCCTCCGGTCGGCAGAACGTGGCTTGAGCCGCAGATATAATCTCCAAACGCTTCGGTGGAAAGACTTCCGAGAAAAATCGCCCCGGCGTGCCGGACAAGAGGCAGTAACGCGCGCGGATTTTTCACGCAAATCTGCAAATGCTCCGGTCCCATCGCGTTGGCGAGCGCAACCGCCTGCCGCAGAGTTGAGACCACAAAGATTTTTCCGTTGTTGCGGATTGAGGCGCCCGCTATCTTTTTTCTTTCAATCCCCTGCGCCATTTCAAGAAGCGCTTTTTTAACCTTTACGGCATACGCGCGCGAGGTGGCGGCGAGAACGGGAACCGCCATTTCATCGTGCTCGGACTGAGCAAGCAAATCGGACGCGACCCATTCGGGCGGGCATGAGCCGTCCGCAATTATGAAAACCTCACTCGGGCCCGCCATCATGTCTATATCAACCTCGCCGTAAACCAGTTTTTTGGCGATTGTCACATAGATGTTTCCGGGACCGGCAATTTTGTCCACACGTGGAACCGAACGCGTTCCGAACGCGAGCGCGGCAACCGCCTGCGCGCCGCCGATTTTGAAAATCCGGTCAACGCCGGCTATCTGAGCCGCGGCTATCGCTTCGGGATTGAGTTCACCTCCTGGGCATGGAGTTGCCATAACTATTTCGCTCACTCCCGCGACCTTCGCCGGAACCGCCGTCATCAGAACGGTTGAGGGATACGCGGCTTTGCCGCCCGGAATATAGATGCCGACTCTTTCAAGCGGGCGCGTAATCCAGCCCAGCCGATTTCCGAGCGCGTCTTTCATCGCGCCCGGGCGCGGCAATTTCTGTTTCTGGTAACGCTCAATGCGCGAGCGGGCGAGTTTCAAATCCCTGATGACCGATTTGCTTACCTTTTTCACCGCGGCAACCGCTTCGGAGTGCGAAACCTCAACCGTTTTCGCGGAAATGCTCGCGCCGTCAAACTTTTTTGTGAGAGAAAAAAGCGCGGAATCGCCTCCCTTGCGCACACGCTCAACAATCGCCGAAACATTCGCAACTGTTTTGGAATCAAAATTGGACGCGTTTCTGCGCGCCGCGTCAGTCTGTTTTTTTATATTGGCGGAATTTACGTTTGTGATTTTCAATTTTCCGTGTGAGCTCCCTCTCCGAATCCGTTTTCAACAAATCTGGCGATTTCCTCCGCCGCGTCCCGCGCGTCATCTCCTGACACTTCAATATCAATGTCCGTGCCTCTGGCGGCGGCAAGGGAAAGAATTCCGAGAATACTCTTGCCGTTCACTTCATAGTCGCCTTTGATTATCTTCACGTCCGAAGAAAAACGGTTTGAAAGTTTTACAAAACCCGCCGCGGCTCTGGCGTGCAGACCCAGCGTGTTTACTATCTTGAAAGTTTTTTTTACGCGACTCAAAATCGGCTTTTCCTCATACGCCCGGCGCGGAAACAAATCATAACATAATCCGCATACAACGGCGGCAAAAACACGGTTGGACTCTGGAACGCGGCGGCGGCGCAAGTTAGACTGTTTGCCATGACCGTGCGGGAAATATGCGACAAGGTAATGAGCGGCGAAAGAATTGACCGTGCGGACGCGCTTGCCCTTCTTGAAAAAGCCACCCTTCCGCAACTGGGAGGACTCGCGTCTTTCCGCAGGCAGAGAAACAACCCCGGAAAGACCGTAACTTTTGTGCGCGACACAAACCCGAACTACACAAACGTGTGCGACACCGAATGTCTGTTCTGCGCGTTTTGGAGACCACCCGGCGCGGCTGACGCCTACACACTTGAGGCGGACAAACTGCTTGAAATGATGAAAACCTCGTATCACAACGGGGCGACAACCGTTCTGCTTCAAGGCGGCCACAACCCCGAAATCAGTTTGGACTACTACATTGAAATTGTGAGGCGCGCGCGTGAAGAGATTCCCGAACTCCATCTTCACGCCTTTTCGGCGCCCGAAGTTGCGGCAATCGCGAAATACGAGGGGTTGAATTCGCGGGAGGTTCTGCAAAAACTCTGGAACGCGGGACTGCGCACAATCCCCGGCGGCGGCGCGGAAATTCTTTCCAACGGTGTTAGAAAAAAAATCAGCCCGCTCAAAATAGACGCGGACAGGTGGATAGAAATTGTTCGTGAATCGCACGAAATAGGTTTTAAAACCACCGCAACAATGATGTTCGGACACGTTGAGGAAAATGAAGACATTGTTGAACATCTTGAAAGAATTCGGTCTTTGCAAGACGAAACGGGCGGATTTCTTGCTTTTATTCCGTGGATTTTCAAGCCGACAAACACTTTTCTTGAGCGCAAAATTCCGGAGGAAACCGGCGGCGAGCGATACTTGCGCGTGCTGGCGGTGTGCCGGATTTTTCTTGACAATTTCAGGTTCATTCAAGGGTCATGGTTCACACAGGGGTTCAAAATCGGTTCCGCGTCAATGAGATTCGGCGCGGACGACCTCGGAGGCACTCTTTATGAGGAAAATGTTCTGCGGTGTGCGGAGAACAAGACCAAAGCGAGCGCGGAGGAAATTGTCGGCATGATAAAAAGCGCCGGATTTGAGCCCGCTCAGAGAAACACTCTTTACGAAATCATACGTAAATTCTGATGGCGGAAAGGGTACAAAAACTGCTCGCCGCCGCCGGAGCCGGTTCGCGGAGGCGCGTGGAGGAGTTGATAAAATCAGGCGCGGTCGCCGTCAACGGCAGTGTTTGCAAACTGGGCGACAAGGCGGAGCCACAAGACAAAATCACGGTTGATGGGAAAAGGATTGACTGCAACACAGATGACTCGCCCGGGCGCATAATCGCCTATAACAAACCGGTTGGCAAAATAGTGAGCATGAAAGACCCGCAAAACCGCCCCACCGTTTTTGAGGATTTGCCGCCGCTTGAAAAATCCCGGTGGGTTTCAGTCGGACGGCTGGACATCAACACCACAGGGCTGCTGCTTTTCTGTTCGGACGGCTCGCTCGCCCACAAACTTACGCACCCTTCAAGCGGAGTTGAGCGGGAATACATGGCACGCGTGCGCGGCAACACCGGGCGGGAAACGATTGAAAAACTTCTCTCCGGCGTTTTGCTTGACGGCAAAAAAGGACATTTTGAAAAAGTTTCGCCGATTCCCTCAAAGGAAAAAAGCAACAAGTGGTTCAAAATTGTGGTCAAAGAGGGAAGAAACCGTTTTGTGAGGGGGATGTGGGAATCCTGCGGATGTTCGGTCAGCAGGTTGATGAGGATTCGCTTCGGAACGGTGAAACTGCCGAAAAATCTACCCGTGGGCGCAAGCATTTTCCTGAGCGAAAAACAAATCCGCAAACTGCGCGAAATCGCCGGTTAGCGTGCGTTATCTGACCCTTTCAATGTAACTGCCGTCTCTTGTGTCAACCTTTATCATATCTCCGGGATTGACAAACAGCGGAACCTGAACCTTTGCTCCGGTTTCAAGGGTTGCGGGCTTGGTCGCGCTTGTTGCCGTGTCGCCTTTAACGCCCGGGTCGGCTTCGGTCACTTTCAGTTCAACAATGTGCTTGAGAAACTCAATTCCGTAAGGATTACCGTTGATAAAATTGACCTGAATCTCCTGGTGCTCGCTCATAAAATCCGCCGCGCTTCCCACCTGAGCGGCGGAAAGCTCCTGCTGGTCGTAAGTTTCCGTGTCCATAAAATGATAGATGTTTCCGTCCGAATACAGAAACTGCATGGTTCTTTTTTTGATATCGGGGGTTTCAAACTTGTCGCCTGAACGGAACTTCTTTTCCTGCACCGCTCCGGTGACAATGTTGCGCGCTTTCACCGTTACAACGGGGCTTCTCTGAGCCATTTTCTGCTGTTGATACTCAATTATCTCCCACACCTCACCGTCCAACTCTATCTTCAGCCCTCTGTGAAAACCGCTTGTTTCTACAACCATTTTATCCTCCGTCCGGCGAGAGATTACTTCCTCTTAAACATCTTCTCAAGCGAGCCATACGTCATGTCCATGGCAACCGGACGCCCGTGAGGGCAGAAATGCGGAATTTCGCATTTGTCCATCGCTGAAAGAAGCGACCTTATTTCCGAGTTTTCCATCACATATCCGGCGCGTATGGACCTGTGGCACGCCATTGTCGCGAGCACATCTTCAGTTTTTCTGTCAATTTCGCCCGGAAGTTCGGAAAGCCCCGTTTTGTCCAGTTCGCTCAAAACGTCAACGAACAGCTGTTTCGCACTCGCTCCGGAGATAATTGCGGGAACCGATTCAATCCTCACCGCGGCGGCGCCGAAAAGTTCGGCGTTGAGCCCGAGTTTTTTCATCTGGCTTTCAAACCTGCCAAACAAAACCGCCTCTTCGGGGCGTATCTCAACAATCTCAGGAATTAGAAGTTTCTGCGCAAGCAGGGTTCCGTCAGTTTTGTAACTGTTTTTGAACCGCTCAAAATTGACACGTTCATGCGCCGCGTGCTGGTCAATCACAACAAGCCCTTTTTCGCTCTCGCAAACTATGTAAAGGTCTCCCGCCTGCCCAAGAACCTTAAGGGAAGAGAAAAATCCCTCTCCTCCGCTGGCGGGAAAACTCTCCGCAGTTGCCGGCAAATCATCCGTTCGCGGCGGGGATTGCGAAGATGGAAAATCAAAACCCGCCGAGCGACCCGCCGGGTTGCGAATTTCGTCCGTGCCCGCTCCGGCGGTATGTTTTCGGTAGTTGTCCGGTTTTTCCTGAAAGAACTTCGCTCCGGTCGGCGCGCCGGCGTGCTGTTTTTGCCCGGTCATCCACGGAGCCAGTGAAAGTAAATCCTGCACGGCGGAGCGAATTGCCGCCGCGACCGCTCCCGGAGATAAAAAACGAACCTCATGTTTTGTCGGGTGAACATTCACATCAACATCTTCGGGCGGAATTTCAATAAACAAAGCCCCTTGAGGATAGCGCCTCGCCTCAAACACGCGCCCGAAACATTCCATAACAACCCTGTTTATAAACCTGTCGCGCAGATATCTGCCGTTGACATAGCAATAAAGGCGCGTCATTGAAGAAAATCCGTCCGAGGGCGCGCAGAGAAAACCGGAGATTTTGATTTTTCCGTTCGTGCTTGAAGCCCCGACCGCGTGCAGGGGAACATTTTTCAGAACGGCTTTCACCCTGTTTTGAATATCCGCGCGCGGAAAACGCAGGAAATTTCTGCCGTTGTGCAAAACCTCAAAATCAACTTCGGGATTCGCCACCGCCGCAGACCTCGCAACTTCGGAACATCTTGAAAGTTCGGTTTCGTTTGTTTTGAGAAACTTGAGGCGCGGGCGGGTATTGAAGAAAAGCGAGCGCGCTTCAACCGTTGTTCCAACCGGGCAGCCCGCGTCCTTCGCGCCCTTGAATTTCCCGCCTTCAACCTCTATCGCGACTCCCACCCGCTCTTGTGCCGGGCGCGTTGTGAGGGAAAATCTTGACACCCCCGCGATGGATGGAAGCGCCTCTCCCCTGAATCCGAAAGTGCCCACGGAGGCAAGCTCTTTTTCGTCTTTGATTTTACTCGTCGCGTGGCGCTCAATGCTCAAAAGTGCGTCTTCGCGCGACATTCCGCAACCGTCATCGGAAACTCTCACAAGCCGTTTGCCGCCCGAATCCAAATCAACGGAGATTCTTTTTGCCCCCGCGTCAAGGGAGTTTTCAATAAACTCTTTGAGCACCGAAGCGGGACGCTCAATCACTTCACCCGCGGATATTTTGGAAATTAAGATATCGTCAAGTACGCGTATACGGCTCATAAAATCAGTTGGATAACCATTTAAAAACTGCGATGCCAACAATGGCGATAATGGGAAGAACAACCGCCACAAGCGCAAAAATCACATAAAAAAACAGAGCGGAAAACGCCTTTTTCCCGTAAACATCCGAAGATTGTTCCTTGAGAGAGTCAAAAAGCGATGAAAAAAATCCTGCGCGGGAACCGGTCATTTGGAGGACTTTGCCTTAGCAAGGGTGTCTATCATTGAATCAATGGAAACGGCTACAAGCGTTATAAGCTCAAGAGTTCCACGCGAACAAAGTTCAATTGAAACCTGCCCCAGAGTTTCATTGTCCGGCGCTTCAACTATGTTGACAAAATCGTAATGCCCCAGAGTGGCATATTGCTCAATAACTTTGACGCCAAACTTCTCAAGTTCCCGGTCAACTTCCTTGATTCTACCGGGCCTTTCCTTGACCGTTTTTCTCCCTTCGGGAGTGAGTTTACTGAGCAAAATATAAGTGTTCAACTTGTTATATCCCTGTGATATAGTCCCTCTAATTGTATAGTGTCTTTTCCAATTCACAAACTCCGGAAAATAAAATGGCAACTGTTCGCGCTGTGTTTTCTCGCAGTCTGCCTTGCGTGGTCTCAAAGCCCCGCCGAGTTGTCGCGGCTGGGAATTTTTGACAAAGAAAAAACCCCGAAAATAGTAGTTGAAAGTTTCAAATGGAGAGCCGGCGGAGCGGGAAGAAGAGCGATTTTCTCCGAAGTAACCCTGAGAAACGATGACGAAAGGGATTTTTCCGCCATTGTTCTCAAGGCGCGTTTTTCATTGAAGTATGGAGAACCGGCGGGCAGTACGCGCGGCACAATCAGGAAGACACTCAAAGCCGGAGAAACCAGAACTTTGAAGGACGTCCGGCTCGGAATCATGAATTTTGACATTGACTCGGTTGAGCTTGAAGTGGTGGGCGCGACCGCCGCGTCTGACGGCAAGCCCGATCACCCGCTTGAAGTAACGGCGTGGGATTGGAGAGCCGCGGGACAATCAGTCGGAACCGGAACCATAGAGAGCATAACGGTCAAAAACCCCGCGCCGGAACCATACGGAAAGGTGGAGTTTGTTATTGTTCAGAAAAAAGCCGGGGAGAAAATAATGACAACCTCAGTGCCGACAGAAAAAATTGCAAACGCCCGCTCTGAAACTGTCTACAAGGAAGTCAATCCGGGATTTATTCACCCCGCCACAGACGAGATTGTTGTGCTAATCAAGTCCGCGTATCCGGTTTCACGAAAACAGGAAACGCTTATGCGCAAAAAAGCGCTTGATCCACATCCCGAACCGGATTCCAACACCCCGGTGCCGGGCTACGACGTTGAGGTAAAAAAGTTTGAATGGGGAAGCGGAGCCGCGGGCTCGCTCGGAATGGTGGATTATCTTGTTCTGAAAAACAGAAGTTCGGTGCGCTACGCGGAAATCACCATAGCTATTGACTTTCTTTCAAACAAGAAAAGAGTGCTCACCACAAACACCTTTAAAATCAAAAACCCGCCCCCGCCCGGCGGGACAAGAAAATACAGGAACATCAGTATTGGGATTTTGAACGTCTCTCCGGGAAAAGAGTCCGTCAAAGTTTACGTCAAAGGCGGCAAGCCCGCGCGCGGCGGCGGATAATTCAGCCTCCAACAAGCGCCGCTTCTTTCATAATATCGGCAAGTCCTTCACTGAAAGACAACGCCCCGATGAGAGGAATCACTATGCATGAACGTCCGCCGCTCACCTCTGT
This genomic window contains:
- a CDS encoding nucleotide-binding protein, which produces MKKLSKSKSIEILQKALSAIPALREKTVENYESSEFKKWEFDTATAISKIFENQNEHIRTFRNYMFPRVSYMEQDRYENQRKYEKSYSDSLDRAESHIQSMIDEIKNYWEDDEKETIPRIEPEKPKNTNEVFIVHGRNNEIKQEVARFLTTLKLNPVILHEQPNQGQTIIEKFENHAEQTGFAVVLLTGDDVGALKEEENEPQPRARQNAILELGFFMGKLGRNRVCALVEKGVKIPSDYSGVVYITLDKEGVWKLNLIKELKTAGLNVDANLAVSASN
- a CDS encoding alpha/beta fold hydrolase, producing the protein MNFNDFRKHRSKVPEGQIFCRTAGSGPPLLLLHGYPQTGLMWHKIAPELTRDFTVVVPDLRGYGASMAPPSEPDHSSYSKRAMAGDVVRLMDELGFEKFFIAGHDRGGRVAHRLARDHRDRVSALAVLDICPTLDMYEAADMDFALAYFHWFFLTQSPDIPERMIASDPEAWMDMCLQNWSGGHDFGAAKDEYLKFFGDPERIRASCEDYRASATIDLEHDRADRDEPIDIPLHILWGERGVVGRMFEPLKVWQPYTTAAVTGRAMPCGHFIPEEDSEGTVEELKGFFWGVSHLV
- a CDS encoding HNH endonuclease → MLSSPVLVLNKNYLPVSVTSLRRAFIMLYCGEAKAVSQTYETFDFESWAQVSTAADGGLDGEYIRTVTKIIKAPRVILLLRYGGFHRKRPKFNRLNIFRRDDGKCQYCGREFPKKDLTIDHVVPRSLGGTSRWDNVVCSCGTCNRKKGGRTPEQARMKLLTLPVEPQWGPFTDIYARAVRYKEWEPFVSFVDASYWNVELEG
- a CDS encoding prolipoprotein diacylglyceryl transferase — encoded protein: MYPELLTVGNVSVGSFGVMVALAFLTAYLLTERELKRKNINPNIAQDLLLWIVVCSLLGAKLFFMAQNPDAPIFSGHGFTFYGGFFGGLAAGIAVARVKGIGIWKMLDAAAPGLALAYAIGRIGCLLVGDDYGTASSLPWAMAFPNGLPPVDFTVHPTQIYETAAMTAVFAALWKLRLKITVNGSLFALYLMLAGLERFAVEFVRTTTPSPVPGLSVAQVIALGLISFGAVKLIKARK
- the hisC gene encoding histidinol-phosphate transaminase translates to MAGIEKLLHRVSPSVRALSAYDSSRPRRRIKLDGNESPFSLSGELRSEIARVAENLPLNRYPDPNCEWLKKAVSERTGTDSSGIVFGNGSDELIQILIAAFCGESETVLVPAPTFSMYALTAQVLGKKVVKENLTPDFDINPEAMLAAMNAHNPDIVFLASPNSPTGNLLSPGKVEAVIAGAPGIVVVDEAYFSFCGKTHVALMKKYENLAVMRTFSKIGFAALRLGALFMNPELAAQAEKVRLPYNINSFTQAAARVFFENPGVFEENINIIKSEREKMFQTLGSIDAIKVFPSAANFFLIQFNGAKTAGEVHRALIEKDILTRNFPDTDMADCLRVTIGLPEENREFEESLRAIISGL
- the hisD gene encoding histidinol dehydrogenase, whose protein sequence is MKITNVNSANIKKQTDAARRNASNFDSKTVANVSAIVERVRKGGDSALFSLTKKFDGASISAKTVEVSHSEAVAAVKKVSKSVIRDLKLARSRIERYQKQKLPRPGAMKDALGNRLGWITRPLERVGIYIPGGKAAYPSTVLMTAVPAKVAGVSEIVMATPCPGGELNPEAIAAAQIAGVDRIFKIGGAQAVAALAFGTRSVPRVDKIAGPGNIYVTIAKKLVYGEVDIDMMAGPSEVFIIADGSCPPEWVASDLLAQSEHDEMAVPVLAATSRAYAVKVKKALLEMAQGIERKKIAGASIRNNGKIFVVSTLRQAVALANAMGPEHLQICVKNPRALLPLVRHAGAIFLGSLSTEAFGDYICGSSHVLPTGGARFSSPLSAADFVKTPSVAEMSARGFEKLSGAVVNLARAEGLTAHALSVTTRTATTRKRTKK
- a CDS encoding HPr family phosphocarrier protein, producing MSRVKKTFKIVNTLGLHARAAAGFVKLSNRFSSDVKIIKGDYEVNGKSILGILSLAAARGTDIDIEVSGDDARDAAEEIARFVENGFGEGAHTEN
- the mqnC gene encoding dehypoxanthine futalosine cyclase, producing MTVREICDKVMSGERIDRADALALLEKATLPQLGGLASFRRQRNNPGKTVTFVRDTNPNYTNVCDTECLFCAFWRPPGAADAYTLEADKLLEMMKTSYHNGATTVLLQGGHNPEISLDYYIEIVRRAREEIPELHLHAFSAPEVAAIAKYEGLNSREVLQKLWNAGLRTIPGGGAEILSNGVRKKISPLKIDADRWIEIVRESHEIGFKTTATMMFGHVEENEDIVEHLERIRSLQDETGGFLAFIPWIFKPTNTFLERKIPEETGGERYLRVLAVCRIFLDNFRFIQGSWFTQGFKIGSASMRFGADDLGGTLYEENVLRCAENKTKASAEEIVGMIKSAGFEPAQRNTLYEIIRKF
- a CDS encoding pseudouridine synthase, encoding MAERVQKLLAAAGAGSRRRVEELIKSGAVAVNGSVCKLGDKAEPQDKITVDGKRIDCNTDDSPGRIIAYNKPVGKIVSMKDPQNRPTVFEDLPPLEKSRWVSVGRLDINTTGLLLFCSDGSLAHKLTHPSSGVEREYMARVRGNTGRETIEKLLSGVLLDGKKGHFEKVSPIPSKEKSNKWFKIVVKEGRNRFVRGMWESCGCSVSRLMRIRFGTVKLPKNLPVGASIFLSEKQIRKLREIAG
- the efp gene encoding elongation factor P, whose translation is MVVETSGFHRGLKIELDGEVWEIIEYQQQKMAQRSPVVTVKARNIVTGAVQEKKFRSGDKFETPDIKKRTMQFLYSDGNIYHFMDTETYDQQELSAAQVGSAADFMSEHQEIQVNFINGNPYGIEFLKHIVELKVTEADPGVKGDTATSATKPATLETGAKVQVPLFVNPGDMIKVDTRDGSYIERVR